GGAGCATTGTAACCCAAATCCTGAAGCTGTCTCTTCGTCGGATACTAGAAAGGTTTTCGGAACTTTCACGTAGAAGTCTCCACCGAAATTCGGGGCACGTTGTCCGTTCATTAGTAACATTTTAGGGTAGCAGTAAGGTTCTGGAGTATTTACAATATACCTGTACTGAAACCCTTTGCAACTGCACAATTCCAAACAATATTTCTTGCACATCTCTAAGCTGACATTCTGGTTATAGAAACCAGCGTCGTTGCCAAAAAATTCAACATGCTCGAGTTTTATGAAACTCGTCTCTTCACGATTTTCACACGAGATATTGAACTTCGGTTCACACCCATAAGACCAGTCAGCAGGATTCTTTATCTTAAACCCTGGCAGGCAAGAACAATTTCTGCCATAAACCGGATCGTAAAAGCATGCACTGTTAGGTCCACAGATTCCGTGAATCTCACACAATTGAGATTTTGATTGCCATGAAACAATCCAACTTGAGATTCCTTCTTCTCGGCTATACATTCGAACATTGCCATCAGAATCAATTTTTAGTCTGCGTTGGAGCCTCGATCCATAATCTGCTGCTAGAAAATTCCAATTATCAGATGAAGTAAATTCACCCAACAAATCATATGAAGCAATCCGTGTACTATTGTACGGAGTTCTTCCACCATCCCAATCTTGAAGCCATGGGTATGGCCAATAAACACTTGAAACCTCTGGACCATCATAAATGAGACGCATCAGATTATTATCATCAAAAATTAGTTTATAGAAACCAGTAGAAGAGTTAATGTAGCTTCTTGCTGAGACGAGCTGTGTGTATCTAGTGAATGGCTGCAGAGGAAGAAGCGTATCCGTAGGTGAATTAAAGCTTTGCCACAAAACAGCATCGTCTGTATCTTGCAGAACAAGATTGCCTGTGTTATTGAGTCGTAACTCTGCCGGAGAGATTGAATCAGTGCCTGTTGACCAAACTGTTGATTTACCGGCGTCAGAGAGGATCAGATTTCCAGTTTTAAGCAGGAAGAGATTTGATCCTTTACCGTTAACTGGGAAATCACGATTTGCCATCCAAACAACGGTGCAATTGTTAGTACAGGATGGTTTGCTAAACCATACAGCAAACGAGTATGCATTTTCGCCAACAGGGTAAAATCCGGCAGAGAAAACTCGATTTGGAGATATCAGAATGTCATCTGGATTCTCGACGGAGAGCGATGAGCCTCCTCTCAAAACAGAGTCAGATGCAGGAACTGATAGAATAAAACACATTGCAATCAAGAGAAACTTGCAATCCATATTGAACATTCTTGGCTTTTTAGAGTAGTCAAGGACttaaaaatgattttgaaagAAACTCGGACTTCTAAAGACCTTGAAGTAAATTCAATTTCATGCAGTGGTTGGTAAATAAAGCTTAAAGAAGATGGAAGATTAAATAGCTCTGCCGTGACTTTGAAGTAATTGTAAGTATAACCACATTagcataaattattttaattttaattattcctTAATAATCGAATGTGAAACTGCAAATATGAGAATAACGTTGACTTGACAAAATTCtgtgttatttatatttttcattttcagtgAAAGTAATATTTTTCTCAAGTACTTACACCCTAGAGAAAGTAATGGATCAGTTGAATATGTTGTATGAAAATACAGGTCAAACTTCTGCAACCTTAAAGaacggctaataatcacccatggcacctcaactttaggggtgcgggcgctaaaccccctgaagtttaaaaacgggcagtaaactccctgaactttgaggcggcgctcactaaaccccttttggacaaaatatgaccaaaatacccctggcgccgtttttttggtcaacagacttttttttcaaaaaaataaataaataaatagtggcgccacgtcagctgccacgtcaccaaactaccctaaaaaattaaaacacctaaaatacccctaaaacacCCAACCCAATCAAATCAACCCAATGAATTCAACCAAACCACTTTCACCCGAACCGCCATcacaaccaccaccaccacaacTGCCGCCGCCACCAtaaccaccaccgccgccggGATCCgttcctcactgaggaacagatctggatctattcctcagtgaggaacagat
This region of Mercurialis annua linkage group LG1-X, ddMerAnnu1.2, whole genome shotgun sequence genomic DNA includes:
- the LOC126664364 gene encoding putative receptor protein kinase ZmPK1 isoform X2, which produces MFNMDCKFLLIAMCFILSVPASDSVLRGGSSLSVENPDDILISPNRVFSAGFYPVGENAYSFAVWFSKPSCTNNCTVVWMANRDFPVNVWSTGTDSISPAELRLNNTGNLVLQDTDDAVLWQSFNSPTDTLLPLQPFTRYTQLVSARSYINSSTGFYKLIFDDNNLMRLIYDGPEVSSVYWPYPWLQDWDGGRTPYNSTRIASYDLLGEFTSSDNWNFLAADYGSRLQRRLKIDSDGNVRMYSREEGISSWIVSWQSKSQLCEIHGICGPNSACFYDPVYGRNCSCLPGFKIKNPADWSYGCEPKFNISCENREETSFIKLEHVEFFGNDAGFYNQNVSLEMCKKYCLELCSCKGFQYRYIVNTPEPYCYPKMLLMNGQRAPNFGGDFYVKVPKTFLVSDEETASGFGLQCSNHIVILDRTYAKVSQDETVQAVLWLACALAGVEIITVVFVWCFLIKSNEATESYNPAGAGFRRFTFSELKKATKNFSQEIGRGAGGIVYKAVLFDDRVAAIKRLNIANQGEAEFLAEVSTIGKLNHMNLIALWGYCAEQKHRLLVYEFIEHGSLTENLSLNTLDWQKRFEIASGAARGLAYLHEECLEWVLHCDVKPQNILLDSNYQPKVSDFGLSKLLSRGDRNLNHSIFSKIRGTRGYMAPEWVYNLPITSKVDVYSYGIVVLEMITGKSPAIGETEHKGLVTLVRDKKKEADGETPWIESIVDPNLEGKYDEDRMESLVGLALQCVEEDRDARPSMSRVVEILLHHQIYN
- the LOC126664364 gene encoding putative receptor protein kinase ZmPK1 isoform X1; protein product: MFNMDCKFLLIAMCFILSVPASDSVLRGGSSLSVENPDDILISPNRVFSAGFYPVGENAYSFAVWFSKPSCTNNCTVVWMANRDFPVNGKGSNLFLLKTGNLILSDAGKSTVWSTGTDSISPAELRLNNTGNLVLQDTDDAVLWQSFNSPTDTLLPLQPFTRYTQLVSARSYINSSTGFYKLIFDDNNLMRLIYDGPEVSSVYWPYPWLQDWDGGRTPYNSTRIASYDLLGEFTSSDNWNFLAADYGSRLQRRLKIDSDGNVRMYSREEGISSWIVSWQSKSQLCEIHGICGPNSACFYDPVYGRNCSCLPGFKIKNPADWSYGCEPKFNISCENREETSFIKLEHVEFFGNDAGFYNQNVSLEMCKKYCLELCSCKGFQYRYIVNTPEPYCYPKMLLMNGQRAPNFGGDFYVKVPKTFLVSDEETASGFGLQCSNHIVILDRTYAKVSQDETVQAVLWLACALAGVEIITVVFVWCFLIKSNEATESYNPAGAGFRRFTFSELKKATKNFSQEIGRGAGGIVYKAVLFDDRVAAIKRLNIANQGEAEFLAEVSTIGKLNHMNLIALWGYCAEQKHRLLVYEFIEHGSLTENLSLNTLDWQKRFEIASGAARGLAYLHEECLEWVLHCDVKPQNILLDSNYQPKVSDFGLSKLLSRGDRNLNHSIFSKIRGTRGYMAPEWVYNLPITSKVDVYSYGIVVLEMITGKSPAIGETEHKGLVTLVRDKKKEADGETPWIESIVDPNLEGKYDEDRMESLVGLALQCVEEDRDARPSMSRVVEILLHHQIYN